In a genomic window of Dyadobacter fermentans DSM 18053:
- a CDS encoding DUF4142 domain-containing protein, which produces MKTTTALLTIATAAMLWGCGSKPNDSTELADSTNEAMADTAQEMGDSAAFAEEDSKFAVDAANGGLAEVQLGKIAQDKGSSPKVKEFAKMMVADHTKANDELKKLAESKNIALPTAAGEEMQKATADISAKNGKDFDKAYIAQMVKDHEKTVKLFEDGQKNVKDAEMKAFIDKTLPVLKTHLDHVKNLDKTVNK; this is translated from the coding sequence ATGAAAACAACAACAGCACTATTGACCATCGCAACCGCCGCCATGCTTTGGGGTTGCGGATCAAAACCTAATGATTCAACGGAACTGGCCGACAGCACAAACGAAGCGATGGCCGACACCGCTCAGGAAATGGGAGATTCCGCGGCCTTTGCAGAGGAAGATTCGAAGTTTGCTGTCGATGCAGCTAATGGCGGCCTGGCCGAAGTTCAGCTGGGCAAAATAGCCCAGGACAAAGGTTCGAGCCCAAAAGTGAAGGAATTTGCTAAAATGATGGTCGCCGACCACACCAAGGCCAACGACGAGCTGAAAAAGCTGGCGGAGAGTAAAAACATTGCGCTGCCCACCGCGGCTGGTGAGGAAATGCAAAAGGCCACAGCCGATATTTCCGCTAAAAATGGCAAGGATTTCGACAAAGCCTACATTGCACAAATGGTGAAAGACCATGAAAAAACCGTGAAGCTTTTCGAAGACGGCCAGAAGAATGTAAAAGATGCTGAAATGAAGGCGTTTATCGACAAAACGCTGCCGGTACTCAAGACGCATCTGGACCATGTCAAAAACCTTGACAAGACAGTCAACAAATAA
- a CDS encoding GNAT family N-acetyltransferase encodes MKHILDNPVWNALRTHNYALGHVTGTSAFFAPEVAPFAAVEGAALAGLPELYEAIPFDNPVIFVSNEEVTIPRPWHLLAAVPGYQMIYKGPDFPHSDGAVSIPLGSDHVPEMIALTSLTNPGPFVTETIRFGHYEGIFDNARLVAMAGQRMHPEGFAEISAVCTHPDHLGKGYARHLLLRQVNRIQLNGEVPFLHVKSDNARAIGVYESLGFEKRTRIFFYVLKKNGGELKV; translated from the coding sequence ATGAAACATATCCTCGACAATCCTGTTTGGAACGCGTTGCGCACGCATAACTATGCGCTAGGCCATGTAACTGGCACCTCGGCATTTTTTGCACCTGAAGTGGCGCCGTTTGCAGCGGTGGAAGGTGCCGCGCTTGCCGGCCTCCCCGAACTTTATGAAGCCATTCCGTTCGATAATCCTGTGATTTTTGTGAGTAACGAAGAAGTAACCATCCCGCGGCCCTGGCATTTGCTGGCGGCCGTGCCGGGTTACCAGATGATCTACAAAGGTCCCGACTTTCCGCATTCGGATGGTGCCGTTTCCATCCCGCTGGGCTCCGACCATGTTCCGGAAATGATCGCGCTCACAAGCCTCACCAATCCCGGCCCTTTCGTCACCGAAACCATTCGTTTCGGGCATTATGAAGGTATTTTTGACAACGCGCGGCTTGTTGCTATGGCGGGCCAGCGGATGCATCCTGAAGGTTTTGCGGAGATCAGCGCGGTTTGTACGCATCCCGATCATCTCGGAAAGGGCTATGCCCGGCACCTGCTGCTCCGCCAGGTGAATCGTATCCAGCTTAATGGCGAAGTGCCGTTCCTGCACGTAAAGTCAGATAATGCACGCGCGATAGGCGTTTACGAGTCGCTGGGCTTTGAAAAACGCACCCGGATTTTCTTTTATGTATTGAAAAAGAATGGCGGTGAGCTGAAAGTGTGA
- a CDS encoding oxidoreductase, giving the protein MTKVWFITGSARGLGRSLAEAVLKSGDQVVATARNIAQLDGLAAEFGEQIYPVALDVTNYEQVYHVVADAVAHFGRIDVLVNNAGFGIIGAAEAYTEEQVRSQLETNLYAPIEITRAVLPYMRRQGSGRILQISSVGGRVGNPGLTMYQAAKFGLGGFTEALAKEVAPLGIFVTSVEPGGFRTDWAGASMTYARVIEGYEMVNQRTEYFKSGNFVPVGDPEKAAAVMVALAAHPAPPVHLVLGSEAIGILKNADEARKAEMEAWLDVSLSTDHDESEDFLSTSMGKWYTGAKTNA; this is encoded by the coding sequence ATGACAAAAGTATGGTTCATTACAGGCAGCGCCCGCGGATTGGGACGCAGCCTTGCAGAGGCAGTTTTGAAAAGCGGTGATCAGGTGGTGGCTACCGCACGGAATATCGCTCAGCTGGATGGCCTCGCGGCGGAATTCGGGGAACAAATTTATCCGGTAGCGCTGGACGTGACCAACTATGAGCAGGTTTACCACGTGGTAGCCGATGCGGTTGCCCATTTCGGCCGCATCGACGTGCTGGTGAATAACGCAGGGTTTGGCATCATCGGAGCGGCCGAGGCATACACCGAAGAGCAGGTGCGCAGCCAGCTCGAAACCAATCTCTACGCACCCATTGAAATCACCCGGGCGGTGCTGCCGTACATGCGCAGGCAGGGCAGCGGACGCATTTTGCAGATCAGCTCGGTAGGCGGTCGGGTAGGTAACCCTGGCCTCACGATGTACCAGGCGGCCAAATTCGGCCTGGGCGGTTTCACGGAGGCGCTTGCCAAAGAAGTAGCGCCGCTGGGCATATTCGTCACCAGCGTCGAGCCGGGCGGTTTCCGCACCGATTGGGCAGGGGCTTCTATGACTTACGCCCGCGTGATCGAAGGTTATGAAATGGTCAACCAGCGTACGGAGTATTTCAAATCGGGGAATTTCGTGCCGGTGGGCGATCCTGAAAAGGCTGCGGCGGTGATGGTGGCCCTAGCAGCGCACCCCGCACCGCCCGTCCATCTGGTACTTGGCAGCGAGGCCATTGGTATTCTCAAAAACGCCGACGAAGCCCGGAAGGCCGAAATGGAAGCATGGCTGGACGTGAGCCTTTCGACAGACCATGATGAATCGGAAGACTTCCTGAGTACCTCGATGGGCAAATGGTACACCGGCGCTAAAACCAATGCTTAA
- a CDS encoding helix-turn-helix domain-containing protein, whose translation MVDPKSDKLASPIAYSCYFTRNREGEQFAPEHVFSYQISGTLTINNGEKEYVFKEGDYRFIRRNQLVKFVKQPPVDGVFKSISIYLDQPTLRSFAMEHGYQAHPGSHAAEPIIALKGGSLVKGFMDSLMPYSLDDQLIDADLQALKLREAIMILLRSSPEMAGILFDFSEPGKIDLEAFMHKNFHFNVQLSRFAYLTGRSLATFKRDFEHIFHTSPSRWLQQRRLQEAHYLMKEKGRTASEVYLEIGFEDLSHFSFAFKKMFGIPPSRLAG comes from the coding sequence ATGGTCGATCCGAAATCCGATAAACTGGCTTCTCCCATCGCGTATTCCTGCTATTTCACGCGGAATCGCGAGGGCGAGCAGTTTGCGCCCGAACATGTGTTCAGCTACCAGATCTCCGGCACGCTTACGATCAATAATGGCGAAAAGGAGTACGTTTTCAAGGAAGGCGACTACCGGTTTATCCGGCGTAACCAGCTTGTGAAGTTTGTAAAACAGCCGCCGGTTGACGGTGTTTTCAAGTCCATATCCATTTATCTCGACCAGCCGACGCTCCGCAGCTTCGCAATGGAACATGGCTACCAGGCGCATCCCGGTAGCCATGCCGCAGAGCCCATTATCGCATTAAAAGGCGGCAGCCTCGTGAAGGGGTTCATGGATTCGCTGATGCCTTACAGCTTGGACGACCAGCTGATCGACGCGGATTTGCAGGCATTGAAACTGCGCGAAGCGATTATGATCCTGCTGCGATCATCGCCCGAAATGGCCGGCATCCTGTTCGATTTCAGCGAACCGGGCAAGATCGACCTGGAAGCATTTATGCACAAAAACTTCCATTTCAATGTGCAGCTAAGCCGTTTCGCTTATCTGACGGGACGAAGCCTCGCCACGTTCAAGCGCGATTTCGAGCACATATTTCACACGTCGCCCAGCCGGTGGTTGCAGCAGCGAAGGTTGCAGGAGGCGCATTATCTCATGAAGGAGAAAGGCCGCACGGCCTCCGAGGTGTACCTTGAGATCGGTTTTGAAGACCTCTCGCATTTTTCCTTCGCCTTCAAAAAGATGTTTGGCATCCCGCCGTCGCGGCTTGCGGGTTAA
- a CDS encoding pirin family protein, with the protein MLDIVIEARKAAISESVMVKRILPFRLRRMVGPFVFMDHAGPLGAIPANPSSLDVLPHPHIGLSTVSYLFDGQVTHRDSTGAQQIIKPGEVNWMTAGSGIAHSERFEDPAALAGGLEMIQTWVALPEKDEEAAPSFRNYTRDELPVFTDKGVWMRLIAGDAFGLSNGVETLSPMFYLHVVLDAGATFSIPDGYSERAIYVVKGSIETGGHFYQPGQMLVFNKNAQPTVRARENTTLMLLGGEPLGERFIWWNFVSSRKERIEQAKEDWKQGRIQLPPADDHEFIPLPEDYSRPAGGPPRPEPLS; encoded by the coding sequence ATGCTGGATATCGTAATCGAAGCCCGGAAGGCGGCCATCAGTGAATCGGTGATGGTGAAGCGGATCTTGCCGTTTCGCCTGAGAAGAATGGTCGGGCCGTTTGTCTTCATGGACCACGCCGGGCCGCTGGGAGCCATTCCGGCCAATCCGTCGTCACTGGATGTGCTGCCGCACCCGCATATCGGCCTTTCGACGGTGAGTTATCTGTTCGACGGACAGGTTACCCACCGCGACAGCACCGGTGCGCAGCAGATTATAAAACCCGGCGAAGTGAACTGGATGACCGCCGGAAGCGGCATTGCGCATTCCGAGCGCTTTGAAGACCCGGCTGCATTGGCCGGTGGCCTGGAAATGATCCAAACCTGGGTAGCGTTGCCGGAGAAGGACGAAGAAGCCGCACCGTCGTTCAGGAATTACACCCGGGACGAATTGCCGGTGTTTACCGACAAGGGCGTATGGATGCGGCTCATTGCCGGTGATGCATTTGGATTATCGAACGGTGTGGAAACGCTTTCGCCGATGTTCTACCTGCATGTGGTATTGGACGCCGGGGCCACGTTCAGCATTCCCGATGGTTATTCGGAGCGGGCCATTTATGTCGTGAAAGGCTCCATTGAAACGGGTGGACATTTCTACCAGCCCGGTCAGATGCTGGTTTTCAATAAAAATGCGCAGCCTACGGTGCGAGCGAGGGAAAACACCACTTTGATGCTCCTCGGCGGCGAACCGCTGGGCGAGCGTTTCATCTGGTGGAATTTTGTTTCGTCCAGAAAAGAGCGCATTGAACAGGCGAAAGAAGATTGGAAACAAGGGCGTATTCAGCTGCCGCCAGCAGACGATCATGAATTTATCCCGCTGCCGGAGGACTATTCACGGCCTGCCGGCGGGCCTCCGAGGCCGGAGCCGCTTTCCTGA
- a CDS encoding ABC-F family ATP-binding cassette domain-containing protein produces MLFLQGVTYAHPNRDVLFSDIQLTVNKHDKIALIGNNGAGKSTLLGILAGKFKPVSGTVGADAQPYYVPQLLGQYNGQTVAEALGIHDKLLALREILDGHLTDMNLELLDDDWGIEERCQEAFAHWQLGGISLSQPMATLSGGQKTKVFLAGIMIHQPGNVLLDEPSNHLDAPARSILYEYIRSTTDTLVVVSHDRTLLNLLNTVCELGKRGITVYGGNYDFYAEQKAIEQEALSSDVKAKEKALRKAKEVEREAMERQQKLDARGKKKQEKAGLPTIVQNAFRNNAEKSTARMKGIHAEKVGGIAQELSHLRSELPSVDKMKIDFDNSSLHKGKILVTATHANFGFGEQPIWAKPLDFQITSGERIAIKGANGSGKTTLIRLILGELQPTNGTIECAEFKSIYIDQDYSLIDNALTVYEQARQFNTGALQEHDIKIRLNRFLFTREYWGKRCGSLSGGEKMRLMLCSLAIATQAPDLIILDEPTNNLDIQNIGILTAAISEYRGTLLVVSHDAHFLRETNVEREILLV; encoded by the coding sequence ATGCTTTTTCTTCAAGGTGTTACCTATGCACACCCGAATCGGGATGTGCTGTTTTCAGATATACAACTTACTGTTAACAAACACGATAAGATCGCGCTGATCGGCAATAATGGTGCCGGAAAGTCTACTTTGCTGGGCATTCTGGCGGGTAAGTTCAAGCCGGTTTCTGGAACGGTCGGAGCCGACGCGCAGCCGTATTATGTACCGCAGCTTTTAGGTCAGTATAACGGACAAACCGTCGCGGAAGCGCTCGGCATCCACGATAAGCTTCTCGCGCTCCGGGAAATCCTCGACGGGCATTTGACCGACATGAACCTCGAATTGCTGGACGACGACTGGGGCATTGAAGAACGGTGCCAGGAAGCGTTCGCACATTGGCAGCTCGGCGGGATATCCCTCTCCCAGCCCATGGCCACATTGAGCGGCGGCCAAAAAACGAAGGTGTTTCTCGCCGGAATCATGATCCACCAACCCGGTAATGTGCTCCTCGACGAACCCAGCAACCACCTCGACGCCCCGGCGCGGTCGATACTTTACGAATACATCCGGTCCACCACCGACACGCTCGTGGTGGTCAGTCACGACAGGACATTGCTCAACCTGCTCAACACCGTTTGCGAGCTCGGCAAGCGGGGCATTACCGTTTACGGCGGCAATTACGACTTTTATGCCGAGCAGAAAGCCATCGAACAGGAAGCACTCAGCTCGGATGTAAAAGCGAAGGAAAAAGCGCTTCGCAAGGCCAAAGAAGTGGAAAGAGAGGCGATGGAACGGCAGCAAAAGCTCGACGCCCGTGGAAAAAAGAAGCAGGAAAAAGCGGGATTGCCCACGATCGTGCAGAATGCATTCAGGAACAATGCGGAAAAGAGCACGGCGCGCATGAAGGGCATCCACGCCGAAAAAGTGGGCGGCATTGCACAGGAATTGAGCCACTTACGGAGCGAGCTGCCTTCGGTCGATAAAATGAAGATTGATTTCGACAACTCTTCGCTTCACAAAGGCAAAATCCTGGTGACCGCCACGCATGCCAACTTCGGTTTCGGCGAGCAGCCCATTTGGGCTAAACCACTTGATTTTCAGATCACCAGCGGTGAGCGCATTGCCATAAAAGGTGCGAACGGATCGGGTAAAACGACGCTCATCCGGCTGATACTGGGCGAATTGCAGCCCACAAACGGCACCATCGAGTGCGCGGAGTTCAAATCCATTTACATTGATCAGGATTATTCGCTCATCGACAATGCCCTTACGGTATACGAGCAGGCCCGGCAGTTCAATACAGGCGCATTGCAGGAGCATGACATCAAAATCCGCCTGAACCGCTTCCTTTTTACCCGGGAATACTGGGGCAAGCGCTGCGGCAGCCTGAGCGGCGGTGAGAAAATGCGGCTGATGCTCTGTTCGCTGGCCATTGCCACCCAGGCACCGGACCTGATCATCCTCGACGAGCCGACCAACAACCTCGACATTCAGAACATCGGCATCCTCACCGCGGCGATCAGCGAATACCGCGGGACGCTGCTGGTCGTTTCGCACGACGCGCACTTTCTGCGGGAGACGAATGTAGAACGGGAAATACTGCTCGTCTGA
- a CDS encoding methylated-DNA--[protein]-cysteine S-methyltransferase, which translates to MGNIFKQMASPTGTLTLIASEKGLRAVLWNHNPEKSGIDRGVEDLAHPLLLETEKQLNEYFSKKRKTFTLHLDFVGSDFQIQVWEAMLTIPFGETRTYGDIARQIGNPDSVRAVGGAANKNPIPIIAPCHRVVGANGKLVGFGGGLENKAILLALEAPYRQTSIFD; encoded by the coding sequence ATGGGAAACATTTTTAAGCAAATGGCTTCGCCTACCGGCACCCTTACCCTCATTGCCAGTGAAAAGGGTTTGCGGGCGGTATTATGGAACCATAATCCCGAAAAATCGGGCATCGACCGGGGCGTTGAGGATCTTGCGCACCCATTATTGCTCGAAACCGAAAAGCAGCTGAACGAATATTTCAGCAAAAAACGCAAAACATTTACCCTTCACCTGGATTTCGTAGGAAGCGATTTTCAGATACAGGTGTGGGAGGCAATGCTCACCATTCCTTTTGGCGAAACAAGGACCTACGGCGACATTGCGCGGCAAATTGGCAATCCCGACTCAGTGCGGGCCGTAGGAGGCGCTGCCAACAAAAACCCCATCCCGATCATCGCGCCGTGCCACCGCGTGGTGGGTGCCAATGGCAAGCTGGTTGGTTTTGGCGGCGGGCTTGAAAACAAGGCGATACTGCTCGCATTGGAAGCGCCATACAGGCAAACATCCATTTTTGATTGA
- a CDS encoding SCO family protein, translated as MHIFLLPGLLAAALLTSCQDRKLPYLGEPEKIVKTVDGQAVDELHYPAIPAFSFTNQDSQNVTEADFKDKIYVADFFFTTCPTICPVMKKNMLKVYDEIKNKPDVRILSHTIDPEHDTPAVLKTYSNDLGVSNAIWQFVTGDREKIYEIGQQHYLITAAEDAKSPGGFLHSGHFVLLDKDRHIRGMYDGTTDEGTYELIRDIRTLLKEYE; from the coding sequence ATGCATATATTCCTGCTGCCGGGACTGCTGGCGGCGGCTTTGCTTACCTCTTGCCAGGACCGTAAACTTCCGTACCTGGGCGAGCCTGAAAAAATTGTCAAAACCGTTGATGGCCAAGCCGTCGACGAGCTGCATTATCCGGCCATTCCCGCGTTTTCCTTCACCAATCAGGACAGTCAGAACGTGACGGAGGCGGATTTTAAAGACAAGATTTATGTCGCGGATTTCTTTTTCACCACCTGCCCGACGATCTGTCCCGTCATGAAAAAGAATATGCTCAAAGTGTATGACGAAATCAAGAACAAGCCTGATGTCCGCATTCTCTCGCACACGATCGACCCCGAGCACGACACGCCTGCCGTGCTCAAAACGTACTCGAACGACCTCGGGGTAAGCAATGCGATCTGGCAATTTGTGACGGGCGACCGCGAGAAAATTTATGAAATAGGGCAGCAGCATTACCTCATTACCGCCGCCGAGGATGCCAAATCACCGGGCGGCTTCCTTCACAGCGGACATTTTGTGCTGCTCGATAAAGACCGGCACATCCGCGGCATGTACGATGGCACAACCGATGAGGGCACATACGAGCTCATCCGCGACATCCGCACGTTGCTGAAAGAATACGAGTAA
- a CDS encoding DMT family transporter, translated as MKQAFIKLHIAIILAGFTGIFGKLITVNEGLLSWYRISLAGILMLLILAATKKLERISVGEFMRTSLAGLFLGLHWIFFYGSIKYSNISVGVVCFSLVGFFTAIFSPLINRKRFVLSELLLSVLTLLGIALIFSFDSRYRVGIGLGVVSSALGSLFTISNERLAHSFKSETATVYALIGGAIALTPLMPVYFYFFPVATLVPSWADVGYLLLLAFFCTVVLYMLQTQVLQRISAFTVNLSLNLEPVYTIILAILIYHENKELRWSFYLGLGLIILSVALQMLQVMRAHRNAATGPAALSNQ; from the coding sequence ATGAAACAAGCTTTCATCAAGCTGCATATAGCGATCATTCTGGCCGGATTCACTGGCATTTTCGGCAAGCTCATTACGGTAAATGAAGGGCTGCTATCGTGGTACCGCATTTCGCTGGCGGGCATTCTCATGCTGCTCATCCTGGCCGCCACCAAAAAGCTTGAACGCATATCGGTTGGCGAATTTATGCGTACGTCGCTGGCCGGGCTGTTCCTCGGGCTGCACTGGATCTTCTTTTATGGGAGTATCAAGTATTCCAATATTTCGGTAGGGGTGGTTTGTTTCTCGCTGGTCGGGTTTTTCACCGCTATTTTTTCGCCGCTGATCAATCGCAAGCGTTTCGTGCTTTCCGAATTACTCCTGAGCGTGCTCACGTTGCTGGGTATCGCGCTGATTTTCAGTTTTGATTCCCGCTACCGCGTCGGGATTGGGTTGGGCGTCGTGTCCTCGGCACTTGGGTCACTTTTTACGATCAGCAACGAGCGGCTGGCGCATTCGTTTAAAAGTGAAACGGCCACGGTTTACGCGCTGATCGGCGGGGCCATTGCGCTCACGCCGCTAATGCCTGTCTATTTTTACTTTTTCCCAGTGGCCACACTCGTGCCGTCGTGGGCGGATGTGGGTTACTTGCTGCTGCTGGCGTTTTTCTGCACGGTAGTTCTCTATATGCTGCAAACGCAGGTGCTGCAACGCATTTCGGCGTTCACCGTCAACCTGAGTTTGAACCTGGAACCGGTGTACACGATTATTCTCGCCATTCTGATTTATCACGAAAATAAGGAGTTGCGGTGGTCCTTTTACCTCGGTTTGGGGCTGATTATCCTGTCGGTGGCGCTGCAAATGCTGCAAGTGATGCGGGCGCACAGGAATGCGGCGACGGGTCCTGCTGCATTGAGTAACCAATAA
- a CDS encoding glycosyltransferase, producing the protein MARGCEVTIAASGATALLLKDNFPGLPQLPLAGYDIAYSRSGGTFVAKIVLQIPKILRAIRRERRWLRNMQATHQFDLVISDNRYGLNINGLHSVIMTHQLQIMTGFGGFADYLMRKLHYRMLEQFDECWVVDAQEDGLAGALSHPPNIPANAHYVGLLSQLETPAHDAEEQGQILALLSGPEPMRTILEKLIIGQASELTENQFHIIAGNPSGKPQPHLPGHITYATHANARELVTAISAAQLVICRSGYSTLMDLATLGKKALLIPTPGQSEQEYLAGHLNAQGIALSRKQADLDLKQDIAAALHYKGFSSTPHAGKPVQMQAVIDAALKQLKN; encoded by the coding sequence TTGGCGCGGGGCTGCGAGGTGACGATCGCAGCATCCGGCGCGACGGCGCTTTTGCTGAAAGACAATTTTCCCGGCCTGCCACAGCTACCGCTCGCCGGTTACGATATCGCGTATAGCCGTAGCGGCGGCACATTTGTGGCGAAAATTGTGTTGCAAATTCCCAAAATCCTGCGCGCGATCCGCCGTGAGCGACGATGGCTCCGTAACATGCAGGCCACGCACCAATTCGACCTGGTGATTTCCGACAATCGCTATGGATTGAACATAAATGGATTGCATTCGGTGATCATGACGCACCAGTTGCAGATCATGACGGGATTCGGCGGCTTCGCGGACTACCTAATGCGTAAGCTGCATTACCGCATGCTGGAACAATTCGATGAATGCTGGGTCGTGGACGCGCAGGAGGATGGGCTGGCCGGCGCATTGTCGCATCCGCCAAACATTCCCGCCAATGCGCATTATGTGGGGTTGCTTTCTCAACTGGAAACTCCGGCTCATGATGCGGAGGAGCAAGGCCAAATACTGGCGCTGCTTTCCGGCCCGGAGCCGATGCGGACTATTCTGGAAAAACTGATTATTGGGCAAGCTTCCGAATTAACTGAAAATCAATTTCATATCATCGCCGGAAATCCCTCGGGTAAACCGCAGCCGCACCTTCCGGGGCACATTACCTACGCTACCCACGCGAACGCACGCGAGCTCGTAACCGCTATTTCCGCCGCGCAGCTGGTCATTTGCCGCAGCGGCTACTCCACGCTCATGGACCTGGCCACGCTTGGCAAAAAGGCATTGCTTATCCCTACGCCAGGGCAGTCGGAACAGGAATATCTGGCCGGGCATTTAAATGCACAAGGCATTGCCCTCAGCAGAAAGCAGGCGGATTTGGATTTGAAGCAAGACATTGCGGCGGCATTGCACTACAAGGGATTCTCATCCACGCCGCACGCCGGGAAACCGGTGCAAATGCAGGCAGTGATCGACGCCGCTTTGAAACAATTGAAAAACTGA
- a CDS encoding response regulator, which translates to MLEILCVVDDDKIFTYLLKRIIEKAKIAREIIFFENGRDALDYLANHRDDALKLPQLILLDINMPILDGWQFLSEYGKLEPTVPQPISICMMSSSSDLEDYDRAMGSGHVMDYLQKPVQMPSLKEVTERVLSFVAPK; encoded by the coding sequence ATGCTTGAAATCCTCTGCGTAGTCGACGACGACAAAATCTTTACCTACCTCTTGAAACGCATCATTGAAAAGGCCAAAATTGCACGGGAAATCATATTTTTCGAAAACGGCCGTGATGCGCTCGATTATCTGGCAAATCACCGCGACGACGCATTGAAACTTCCTCAACTCATCCTGCTCGACATCAATATGCCCATTCTGGACGGCTGGCAGTTTTTGAGTGAATATGGAAAACTGGAACCGACGGTACCCCAACCGATATCGATCTGCATGATGAGCTCTTCCTCCGACCTCGAAGATTACGACCGTGCGATGGGCTCCGGGCATGTGATGGACTACCTTCAAAAACCGGTTCAGATGCCTTCTCTGAAAGAAGTTACCGAACGCGTATTGTCATTCGTTGCCCCGAAATAG
- a CDS encoding sensor histidine kinase: MNPEAPHLHTISHDNIPLCRVGGSVLNAGPKALPEQLSEFFTGIFSTSEWPARWYCGYWSDFHGWLYIVSDLFIWAAYFVIPTFLVRFILKRKDFPFPKTIWLFVAFIFFCGATHLIDALTFWVPVYRFSSLVRFATAIVSLTTVYYLFKIFPNVLLLRSVADLQREIDERTTIEEKMAQKNSQLQSFTHILSHNLRNHASNIALLTDFVDESTLSKDNEELFQKIKTVSKHLNTTLDDLSQVIKIRDNQLEGEQLDIREVTERVLGVLDESLHTSQAEVRMDFSEREIVFPHIYLESILMNLISNGIKYKKDGEPPLITLRFYRNENGLKVLEYSDEGKGIDLSLHSDKIFGLYKTFHKHRDAHGVGLFLIKNQIEAQGGNIEVFSKVDAGITFKITFNENA; the protein is encoded by the coding sequence ATGAACCCGGAAGCACCCCATTTACACACCATTTCCCATGACAATATCCCGCTTTGCCGGGTAGGCGGCAGCGTCTTAAACGCCGGCCCAAAAGCGCTTCCGGAGCAGCTATCTGAATTTTTTACCGGGATTTTCAGCACCTCCGAATGGCCGGCGAGGTGGTACTGCGGCTACTGGTCCGATTTCCATGGCTGGCTTTACATCGTTTCCGATCTTTTCATCTGGGCGGCCTACTTTGTGATCCCCACTTTCCTGGTCCGGTTTATATTAAAACGGAAAGACTTTCCATTCCCGAAAACCATCTGGCTCTTCGTGGCCTTCATCTTTTTCTGCGGCGCCACGCATTTAATCGACGCGCTGACTTTCTGGGTGCCGGTGTACCGTTTCAGCTCATTGGTACGGTTCGCGACGGCCATTGTATCGCTCACCACGGTTTATTATCTGTTCAAAATATTCCCGAACGTCCTCCTGCTCAGGTCCGTGGCCGATCTGCAACGGGAGATCGACGAGCGGACGACGATCGAAGAGAAGATGGCGCAGAAGAACAGCCAGCTGCAAAGCTTCACTCACATCCTCTCGCACAACCTGCGGAACCACGCGAGCAATATTGCGCTCCTCACCGATTTCGTGGACGAATCGACGCTCTCGAAGGATAATGAAGAGCTTTTCCAGAAGATTAAAACCGTATCCAAACACCTCAATACCACCCTCGACGACCTGTCGCAGGTGATCAAAATCCGCGACAACCAGCTGGAAGGCGAACAGCTGGACATCCGGGAAGTGACCGAACGGGTGTTGGGCGTGCTCGACGAAAGCCTGCACACGAGCCAGGCCGAGGTACGGATGGATTTCAGCGAGCGGGAAATCGTGTTTCCGCACATTTACCTGGAAAGCATTCTGATGAACCTGATCTCGAACGGTATAAAATACAAAAAAGATGGTGAACCTCCTTTGATCACATTGCGTTTCTACCGTAACGAAAATGGCCTTAAAGTACTGGAATACAGCGACGAAGGAAAGGGCATCGACCTTTCGCTTCATTCGGACAAGATCTTTGGTTTGTATAAAACTTTCCATAAACACCGGGATGCTCACGGAGTTGGACTATTTTTGATAAAAAATCAGATTGAAGCCCAGGGCGGGAACATTGAGGTATTCAGTAAGGTCGACGCGGGTATTACTTTTAAAATTACATTCAACGAAAATGCTTGA
- a CDS encoding DUF4180 domain-containing protein: MNVQVHEQNGSTIAEVTSDEVLIHTTDDGLQIMADLYYQGYDAVVLHERNITPHFFDLKTGIAGEILQKFTTYRVRLAIVGDFSGYESQSLRDFIFESNKGKQVNFLPSVEEALGRLSR, encoded by the coding sequence ATGAATGTTCAGGTTCACGAACAAAACGGGAGCACAATTGCCGAGGTAACGTCGGACGAGGTGCTCATTCACACCACCGACGACGGCCTGCAAATCATGGCCGACCTGTATTACCAGGGTTACGACGCCGTCGTGCTGCACGAGCGAAACATCACACCACATTTCTTTGATCTCAAAACGGGTATTGCAGGAGAAATTTTGCAGAAGTTCACCACCTACCGCGTGCGGCTGGCCATCGTCGGCGATTTTTCGGGTTATGAAAGTCAGAGTTTGCGCGACTTCATTTTTGAAAGCAATAAGGGAAAACAGGTTAACTTTCTGCCCTCGGTGGAGGAAGCCTTAGGCCGGCTATCTCGCTGA